AGCTCACTATGATTAAAGAGTTTTTGAATTGATAATTTATATTGAGCAATTCCCATCATCATATCCTGCTGATGTATAGTGCTATAAGCTACATAGACGATATTATCGTTGATGCTTTTAAGAGTATTAACACCTTGTTTTTCGAGTTCTCTTTGCTGAGTTTCTAAAATAAGATACCCCATAATAAGAAAAAGGACCAGCAAAGGAATAATCATAATAATTGCATAGGTCCGAAATCGTTTTATAAAAAATTTACGCAGCATACTTTATTTCTTCTCCTTCCCTTGACCATTTCTATATTCCATAGGACTTATATTAAAATACGTTTTAAAGGCTCTTGAGAAGTTTTTAGGATTATCATATCCCACATAGAAGGCTATTTCATAACTCTTATAGCTAGGATCCATCAAAAGTTCGCACGCTTTTTCCATTCTTATTTTATTGAGCTTTTCTAAAAACCCATACCCTGATTTTTCCTTATAGATCTTTGACAGATAGTTGGGGCTTAACCCAACTATCTCTGCCGCGCCTTCCAATGAGGCTTTTTGATAATTGTTTGAAAGGTATTTATTGACACGTTTAATAATCTCTTTATAATAAGTTTGAGGTTCATCATGTATAACTTGGTTTACCTCGTCTAATTTTATTTTTATTTTTTCAAAACAAGCTATAAGTTCATCATAGCGAATGGGTTTTAACAAATAGTCACTGATTCCAAAGTGAATAGCAGCCCGCATATATTCATAGTCCTTATAACTGCTGAATAAAACAACTTTAATTTTTGGAAATCTCATAAGCTCTTTAGTCAGGTCAATACCGTTCATGACGGGCATTGAAATGTCCGTCATGACTACATCTACTGCGTTCTTTTCCACATAAGCTAATGCGCCAATAGCATCTGTAAATCGTGCAACTACTTTAAACCCAATATTATTCCATGGAAATAATTCTGAGATTCCATCTAAAATTTTCTCTTCATCGTCTACAATAACTAATCGATACACACTTCCACTCCTTTTTGCATCCCCTATATTAAATATGCGAATTTAATGTTTTCTAAAGTAAGTATTTTTAGTTTATTACAAACTATTATATCATATATAAACTTTTTAAAATGAGGCAATACTCATTATGCGTAAAAATGAATAATTTTCATAAATATAATACCTTTTTAGATTAGAAAGCACTATTTAAAACAATAATTATATAATTACATTTTGGGATAGAAGCCCGATATCTAGAGATAATAAAGTTAAAAGACCTTGAGTAACTTTCAAGAAAGTGTGCCAAAAAGCCTACACTTGCACGATAGGAAAACTTGCCCCTTGCATGTAATATGATGTTTCCTATTTCATAAAATTTAGAATAGTACTTCTACCCACGAAAGGATAATAAGTATGCAGAAACGATTACTAGCACATATATGCGTATCATTCCTCCTGATCTTTTCTATAAATGCTGCACCCAAAATAACCTATGCAGGTGAATTAATAAATCCTATATCATCAAAATACATTCCCATCATTGTTCAAAGGGAGTCCCCTTACTGGGAAGCTATCAGAGCTGGCGCTGAGAAAGCTGCTAAGGATTATGATGTAAACATTCTCATAGAGGCTCCAAAGTCACCGCCCCCAACAGCACTTAATGAACAGCTGAATTTATTTAGAAACGCCTTAGCTACAATGCCTCCGGCAGTTATTTTATCAGCACTTGATACAGAAGCTTTTACGCCC
This genomic window from Cellulosilyticum sp. I15G10I2 contains:
- a CDS encoding response regulator transcription factor, which encodes MYRLVIVDDEEKILDGISELFPWNNIGFKVVARFTDAIGALAYVEKNAVDVVMTDISMPVMNGIDLTKELMRFPKIKVVLFSSYKDYEYMRAAIHFGISDYLLKPIRYDELIACFEKIKIKLDEVNQVIHDEPQTYYKEIIKRVNKYLSNNYQKASLEGAAEIVGLSPNYLSKIYKEKSGYGFLEKLNKIRMEKACELLMDPSYKSYEIAFYVGYDNPKNFSRAFKTYFNISPMEYRNGQGKEKK